In one Mycobacterium heckeshornense genomic region, the following are encoded:
- a CDS encoding thiol-disulfide oxidoreductase DCC family protein has translation MSGILFFDGACGMCTRSANLALKLNRTGNVQVEPLQSPSAAERLNIPPSQLLDSVRWLDRSGVVYSGAEAVNAALSAAIGTTLPLVVYRIAGVRLIQDAVYRWVAANRYRFPGTTPYCESHPGAC, from the coding sequence GTGTCAGGCATTCTTTTCTTCGACGGCGCCTGCGGAATGTGCACCCGGTCGGCGAACCTCGCGCTGAAACTCAATCGAACCGGCAACGTGCAGGTCGAGCCGCTGCAGAGCCCATCCGCTGCGGAGCGGCTGAACATCCCGCCGTCCCAGCTGCTCGATTCGGTGCGGTGGCTGGACCGTTCGGGAGTGGTCTACTCCGGTGCCGAGGCCGTCAACGCGGCGCTGTCGGCCGCGATCGGCACCACGTTGCCGCTGGTGGTATACCGGATTGCGGGCGTGCGGTTGATTCAGGACGCGGTCTATCGGTGGGTGGCCGCGAATCGCTACCGGTTTCCGGGGACCACGCCGTACTGCGAGTCACATCCGGGCGCCTGCTGA
- a CDS encoding DUF3556 domain-containing protein — protein sequence MGFFKPELPQIDMAEWSKGTRSEKIRPMARHWAEVGFGTPVALHLFYVVKIGLYILGGALFALTTKGIDGFAAVGSWWSEPIVFEKVVLYTMLFEVVGLGCGFGPLNNRFFPPMGSILYWLRPGTIRLPPWPQRIPFTKGTARTPVDVALYAALLMMLLWCLFSDGTGPIPALHTEIGLLPVWQIWTVLGLLTVLGLRDKVIFLAARGEVYASLAVTFLFPGVDMIVASKAVFVVIWMGAATSKLNHHFPFVISTMMSNNPLIRARSMKRAFFERFPDDLRPGRLSRIVAHGGTTVEMCVPVVLFFSHGGWVTAVAAAVMVCFHLAILTAIPMGVPLEWNVFMIYGIGALFVAYAHLGLTDLTHPVPVAILFAVLVGIVIAGNMFPRKISFLPGMRYYAGNWDTTLWCVKPSADDKIARGLVAIASMPAAQLERFYGKDRALIPMYLGYAFRAMNTHGRALFTLAHRAMAGQNEDDYVITDGERICSTAIGWNFGDGHMHNEQLIAAMQQRCHFEPGEVRVVLLDAQPIHRQTQEYRLVDAATGEFERGYVRVADMVTRQPWDDTVPVHVYEHRAEGLDSRRV from the coding sequence ATGGGATTCTTCAAACCTGAGCTGCCACAGATCGACATGGCCGAATGGAGCAAGGGCACGCGCAGCGAGAAGATCCGGCCGATGGCCAGGCACTGGGCCGAGGTGGGGTTCGGGACGCCGGTCGCGCTGCACCTGTTCTACGTGGTCAAAATCGGCCTCTACATTCTGGGCGGCGCGCTGTTCGCCTTGACCACCAAGGGAATCGATGGGTTTGCGGCCGTCGGCTCGTGGTGGTCGGAGCCGATTGTTTTCGAGAAGGTCGTGCTCTACACCATGCTGTTCGAGGTGGTCGGGCTGGGTTGTGGCTTCGGGCCGCTCAACAACCGGTTCTTCCCGCCGATGGGCTCGATCCTGTACTGGCTGCGCCCGGGCACGATCCGATTGCCCCCCTGGCCGCAGCGAATCCCGTTCACCAAGGGCACCGCCAGGACCCCGGTCGACGTCGCATTGTATGCGGCGCTGCTGATGATGCTGCTTTGGTGCTTGTTCTCCGACGGCACCGGTCCAATTCCGGCGCTGCACACCGAGATCGGGCTGCTCCCGGTGTGGCAGATCTGGACCGTCCTGGGCCTGCTCACCGTGCTCGGGCTGCGCGACAAGGTGATTTTCCTGGCCGCACGGGGCGAGGTCTACGCCTCGCTGGCGGTGACGTTCCTGTTTCCGGGTGTGGACATGATCGTGGCGTCCAAGGCGGTGTTCGTCGTGATCTGGATGGGCGCGGCGACGTCCAAGCTCAACCACCACTTCCCCTTCGTGATCTCGACGATGATGTCCAACAATCCACTGATCCGGGCACGATCGATGAAGCGCGCCTTCTTCGAAAGGTTCCCCGACGACCTGCGGCCCGGTCGCCTGTCGCGGATCGTCGCCCATGGCGGCACCACCGTGGAAATGTGTGTGCCGGTGGTGTTGTTCTTCTCCCACGGCGGCTGGGTGACCGCGGTGGCCGCCGCCGTGATGGTGTGCTTCCACCTGGCGATCCTGACGGCGATTCCGATGGGGGTGCCGCTGGAGTGGAACGTCTTCATGATCTACGGGATCGGGGCACTCTTCGTCGCCTACGCGCATCTCGGGCTGACCGACCTGACCCATCCGGTGCCGGTAGCGATCCTGTTCGCGGTCTTGGTCGGCATCGTGATCGCCGGCAACATGTTCCCGCGCAAGATCTCGTTCCTGCCGGGCATGCGCTATTACGCCGGCAACTGGGATACCACGCTGTGGTGCGTCAAACCGTCGGCGGATGACAAGATCGCTCGCGGGCTGGTGGCGATTGCGAGCATGCCGGCCGCCCAGCTGGAGCGCTTTTACGGCAAAGACCGCGCACTGATCCCGATGTATCTGGGATACGCGTTCCGCGCGATGAACACTCACGGGCGAGCCTTGTTCACGCTGGCGCACCGCGCCATGGCCGGGCAGAACGAGGACGACTACGTCATCACCGACGGCGAACGAATCTGTTCCACCGCGATCGGCTGGAACTTCGGCGACGGCCACATGCACAACGAACAACTGATCGCCGCCATGCAGCAGCGGTGCCACTTCGAGCCCGGTGAGGTGCGCGTCGTCCTGCTCGACGCCCAACCCATCCACCGCCAAACCCAGGAGTACCGGTTAGTTGACGCAGCCACCGGCGAATTCGAGCGCGGCTATGTGCGGGTGGCCGACATGGTCACCCGGCAACCGTGGGACGACACCGTCCCGGTGCATGTCTACGAGCACCGCGCCGAAGGGCTGGACTCGCGCCGAGTGTGA
- the metE gene encoding 5-methyltetrahydropteroyltriglutamate--homocysteine S-methyltransferase produces MTAQPFTATITGSPRIGPRRELKRATEGYWAGRTSRSELESVAASLRRDAWSSLVAAGLDSVPVNTFSYYDLMLDTAVMLGALPPRVHDVPDELDRYFAAARGTEDIAPLEMTKWFDTNYHYLVPEISPATRFTLNPAKVVAELKEALQQGIPARPVIIGPITFLLLSKAVDGAGAPIDRIDELIPVYCELLSLLADAGAAWVQFDEPVLVTDISADAPVLAQRVYSALGSVPARPAIHVATYFGDPGEALPALARTPVEAIGVDLVAGATAAVAAVPELAGKTLVAGIVDGRNVWRTDLEAALSRLATLLGSVGSLAVSTSCSTLHVPYTLAFETELDDNLRSWLAFGAEKVREVVTLARALRDGREAVAAEIAASNAAVASRRSDPRLRNEQVRARIDAILAAGIQRGPSAQRRATQNARLHLPPLPTTTIGSYPQTPEIRKTRAAFRAGEIDEAEYVRRMKAEIAAVIALQERLGLDVLVHGEPERNDMVQYFAEQLDGFVATQNGWVQSYGSRCVRPPILYGDVARPHPMTVEWITYAQSLTDKPVKGMLTGPVTILAWSFVRDDQPLADTAYQIALAIRDETIDLQSAGIGIIQVDEPALRELLPLRRAAQDDYLRWAVGAFRLATSGVSDSTQIHTHLCYSEFGEVIGAIADLDADVTSIEAARSHMEVLDDLNAAGFANSVGPGVYDIHSPRVPSTEEIAASLRAALQAVPPQRLWVNPDCGLKTRTAEEVTASLRNMVAAAAKVRSEAA; encoded by the coding sequence GTGACCGCTCAACCGTTTACCGCCACCATCACCGGCTCGCCTCGCATCGGCCCGCGCCGCGAACTCAAGCGCGCGACCGAAGGTTATTGGGCCGGACGGACCAGCCGCTCCGAGCTGGAATCCGTCGCCGCCTCCCTGCGTCGTGACGCGTGGTCGAGCTTGGTCGCCGCCGGCCTGGACTCGGTGCCGGTGAACACTTTTTCCTACTACGACCTGATGCTCGACACGGCGGTCATGCTCGGCGCGCTGCCGCCGCGGGTGCATGACGTGCCCGACGAATTGGACCGCTACTTCGCCGCGGCCCGGGGCACCGAGGACATCGCGCCGCTGGAGATGACCAAGTGGTTCGACACCAACTACCACTACCTGGTTCCAGAGATTTCCCCGGCCACCCGGTTCACGCTGAACCCTGCCAAGGTGGTCGCGGAGCTGAAAGAGGCTCTGCAGCAGGGTATTCCAGCGCGCCCTGTGATTATTGGGCCGATCACCTTCCTGCTGTTGAGCAAGGCGGTGGATGGCGCCGGCGCACCCATCGACCGCATCGACGAACTGATCCCGGTCTACTGCGAGCTGCTGTCGCTGCTGGCCGACGCCGGGGCGGCATGGGTGCAGTTCGACGAGCCGGTGCTGGTGACCGATATCAGCGCTGACGCGCCCGTGTTGGCCCAACGGGTGTACAGCGCGCTGGGATCGGTGCCGGCCCGCCCGGCGATCCACGTCGCCACCTACTTCGGGGACCCGGGCGAGGCTTTACCGGCGCTGGCCCGCACGCCGGTCGAGGCGATCGGCGTCGACCTGGTCGCGGGTGCCACCGCCGCCGTGGCAGCGGTGCCCGAGTTGGCCGGCAAGACGCTGGTGGCCGGGATCGTCGACGGACGCAACGTGTGGCGCACCGACCTGGAAGCAGCGCTGAGCCGGCTGGCCACTTTACTCGGGTCGGTGGGATCGCTGGCGGTATCGACGTCCTGCTCGACCCTGCACGTGCCCTACACGCTGGCCTTCGAGACCGAGTTGGACGACAACCTGCGCAGCTGGCTGGCCTTCGGCGCCGAGAAAGTACGCGAAGTCGTCACGCTGGCGCGGGCCTTGCGCGACGGGCGCGAGGCGGTGGCCGCCGAAATCGCTGCCTCCAACGCCGCGGTCGCGTCGCGCCGCTCCGATCCGCGGCTGCGCAACGAACAAGTCCGGGCCCGCATCGACGCGATCCTCGCGGCGGGAATCCAACGGGGGCCCTCGGCGCAGCGGCGAGCCACCCAGAATGCTCGGCTGCACCTGCCGCCGCTGCCGACCACCACGATTGGCTCCTATCCGCAGACGCCCGAGATCCGCAAGACCCGCGCGGCGTTCCGGGCCGGCGAGATAGACGAGGCCGAGTACGTCCGGCGGATGAAGGCCGAGATCGCGGCGGTCATCGCGCTGCAGGAACGACTCGGCCTGGACGTGTTGGTGCATGGCGAGCCGGAACGCAACGACATGGTGCAGTACTTCGCCGAGCAGCTCGACGGGTTCGTCGCCACCCAGAACGGCTGGGTGCAGTCCTACGGCAGCCGCTGCGTGCGCCCGCCGATCCTTTACGGCGATGTCGCGCGGCCGCATCCGATGACGGTCGAGTGGATTACCTACGCGCAGTCGCTCACCGACAAACCGGTCAAGGGCATGCTGACCGGGCCGGTGACGATCCTGGCGTGGTCGTTCGTGCGTGACGACCAGCCGCTGGCCGACACGGCGTACCAGATCGCATTGGCGATCCGCGACGAGACCATCGATCTGCAATCGGCGGGCATCGGGATCATTCAGGTCGACGAGCCGGCGCTGCGCGAGTTGCTGCCGCTGCGCCGCGCCGCGCAGGACGACTACCTGAGGTGGGCGGTCGGCGCGTTTCGGCTGGCGACGTCGGGCGTATCGGACTCGACGCAGATCCACACACATCTGTGTTATTCGGAGTTCGGTGAGGTGATCGGCGCGATCGCCGATCTGGACGCCGACGTGACGTCAATCGAGGCGGCGCGCTCGCATATGGAGGTACTCGACGATCTCAACGCCGCGGGGTTCGCCAACAGCGTCGGGCCGGGCGTGTACGACATCCACTCACCACGGGTGCCCAGCACCGAGGAGATCGCCGCGTCGCTACGGGCAGCGTTGCAAGCCGTTCCCCCGCAACGACTATGGGTAAACCCCGACTGCGGCCTGAAAACGCGTACCGCCGAAGAGGTGACAGCATCGCTGCGAAACATGGTCGCAGCGGCGGCAAAGGTGCGCAGCGAAGCCGCCTAG